One genomic segment of Falco peregrinus isolate bFalPer1 chromosome 7, bFalPer1.pri, whole genome shotgun sequence includes these proteins:
- the TDRD6 gene encoding tudor domain-containing protein 6 isoform X2, which yields MSSGPGMLSPGSTVSLRVCTVGLRPEVPVVRLWGLPAERSAEYGRLHRELQAVAGPRLAAGGVELRVGDLGLVEVVGVWYRCSVVSRCGRDYRVFLLDEGCTMPASADYLARGHRELFQLRPAVLGCVVANVVPSGGPQGAACGDMPVSSWAVEAMEFLSHLHGKEVAGLVQEVVMPQVIVLELPQLVSQMQCLGLARQVAPSWFCQVLRHCLSYSNLRSQLRLQPPARSHVFSVVPQLLNVLHVYRPLWPALDYFYPQLQLGVTEPVLVTHVADPHHIYCQLQSLSQEIRCLSDTMCHIYDRWGQDLLPKVGSPCAARGTDGQWYRALLLELMAGGQNQQVALVIFVDCGRKETVTRANLRHLPVECFRMPVVTYACALQGISDGGCGWSPLQIDELKALVLGKGVSAHIEAFNSIEHLYYVNLYGENGVNLNNFFGVRAHCLVSSRVQVSQTEAQEQLEVEEPKLPPGSPVALTHRDLASVPVSGVLLNLGAFHDVQVSHLRDPSEFWLQLYEHRQLFRQLRQHMWNFYSHVSKEDSAGWDLQPGSFCCASGKEGVFYRAVITKVLHSGVEVHLVDRGNTETVDPCVVKELLPQFKELPALALRCCLAGVPSLRGSWSKESVSAFRETVLNKGLKVHFLSVQGDKYMVEIFVQSQLGEKSVSKLLAQGGYAEYQRGEIPKTCQKPSDKAVSQASSLASAGEETQRIAEKRLREESGLKRSDRALNPSMAPIVREHPVAAVHSSESSESLPAPKYEAKENLPISWRQSDVEMKAGSPYGCHIEVGSTVNVVVSYVENPSCFWCQFRNCRDLQVLMAEIQEYCKNLSHPRAWPNSVCLAQYSRDKKWYRASVISEVPSAGKVEVIYVDYGNRELVSLTDLRLADERFLRLEAQAFRCSLYNLIQPNGQDPFAWDEEAIQAFEEFVDTSLWYSELKCTIFALASINNTELFNIVDLRTPFQSACQFLTERGVARGLSPQKPLVSSVQLHSYYYSGHNIKVGSEEDVYITHVEDPWTFYCQLERCAGVLAQLADNISCLSKTLTSLETLQKSGSLCLAMYTDNHWYRGVIMKTKPNTEVFFVDFGNAETIEKDHLLPLPSDACDIVLLPVQAIKCSLSDIPCVPKEATTWFKQAVLEKQLKATVIAKEPNGKLLIELFDGDTVISAKLKEEFGLVNDTGLCRQVENEASCFRNTDVNERNETAESPLNGRPLEGNKWRSDAQGGGKSSKKLFEDVNLFQPAKKGDLAAGLLESDEMLSSQKDAALSKVGEESLLSAQMDTQSSIKSDAEGGCVTLTDASDLLQQKIVPALKVLVYVSHVNDPLDFYVQLESDEAQLNSISESLNSRTQAKNTCGQLFQAGDLISAVYSEDSLLYRAVVKEKTSDNLISIQYIDYGNTSVINVDEAHRLPEDLSSIPAISIHCFLGGLKNTDWTEKAVLYFTKRTSEVLLTCEFVEKVQDKWEVILSDHQGLITVDLADENLASRERSCSMEILERRENSGVITVCEPSPPQAQNEISCVSDCKSFTWKFPEAGQTIKVYVTVVSGPEYFWSQSADTEDMRYIEQKIEEAENLGLNSLNDCRSCLKSGDICLAKYSQDGQFYRAKVSSVKCDNIVVRHVDYGSEEAVSIEVVRQIPCELLKVPNQAFACCLSGFSSSEGSWLSEAEKKFYDMTKDLLLEVEVIETQEDKASEIPLCVVKLEASGKSINEEMKPFWKANKGTCANAFSNLENFLKENRCPKSDMGLFLEREATAVCGSAQEESASALLCSEPCLGVTSEYLNTVEANGSVGAVECLSGKAGDGCETAENQINFDRGRSLSEGESDNNVLLEPVRSCSLCILGSEVKAAEQELSKVLFQEDAELKAELTGSASAASLSLGSKQEELEKLPVLQVQCSSSDETGTLVERDRLQMHSLYDDLREFVQELEMLPVQSSSSVETKEALEAESLEMQTASGSKAREKSLEQASFELPVVSEETGELAALKFSEVLPSLNERENLMPSVSSGEKTVALTQSDVQLSLGEKVKKLELNLSRIHKAEAIKEDWMDIESLPLRLSSGGRCEKQLHRRLGDILSMLGAATEWLLELVQPDEKSSQEDEESSSLGLLEHTALQSSTNRGSQSPFLQKNIVRQQPVCTVKSCDCKVEKHKEWQKKKDDCSVEEWLKQGLTDLIKERGNARVQSSDCKPGDEEAEDKQNDISAECGAEHNEYARHLEGFAVGSKCVVWSSPKWCKAVILEGSEKGTKVLNLSSGNEEMVDPENVWSGIPDWPCGSSEAVPPATENLQSLPEESLLEEKQSSCSSANSEDPCVCQHF from the exons ATGAGCTCCGGGCCGGGGATGCTCAGCCCCGGCTCCACCGTGTCCCTTCGGGTCTGCACTGTGGGCCTGCGCCCGGAGGTGCCCGTCGTGCGCCTGTGGGGGCTGCCAGCCGAGCGCAGTGCTGAGTATGGCCGCCTCCACCGTGAGCTGCAGGCGGTGGCTGGGCCGCGGCTGGCGGCTGGTGGGGTCGAGCTGCGCGTTGGCGACCTGGGCCtggtggaggtggtgggggTCTGGTACCGCTGCTCTGTGGTGAGTCGCTGCGGCCGCGACTACCGCGTGTTCCTGCTCGATGAGGGCTGCACGATGCCCGCGTCCGCCGATTACCTGGCGAGGGGCCACCGGGAGCTGTTCCAGCTGCGGCCCGCGGTGCTGGGCTGTGTTGTGGCCAACGTGGTGCCCTCAGGAGGCCCCCAGGGGGCGGCCTGCGGGGACATGCCTGTCTCCAGCTGGGCGGTGGAAGCTATGGAGTTCCTCAGCCACCTGCATGGCAAGGAGGTGGCTGGCCTGGTGCAGGAGGTGGTGATGCCGCAGGTCATagtgctggagctgccccagctggtGAGCCAGATGCAGTGCCTGGGCCTGGCCAGGCAGGTAGCTCCCAGCTGGTTCTGCCAGGTGCTCAGGCACTGTCTGTCTTACAGCAACTTAAGGAGCCAACTTAGGCTGCAGCCTCCGGCACGTTCCCAtgtcttttcagtggtgccgCAACTTCTCAATGTTTTGCATGTGTATCGGCCTCTGTGGCCTGCCTTGGATTACTTTTACCCGCAGCTTCAGTTAGGTGTGACAGAGCCTGTCCTAGTGACCCATGTTGCTGACCCCCACCACATCTACTGCCAGTTGCAGAGCCTGTCCCAGGAGATCCGTTGCCTTTCTGATACCATGTGCCACATTTATGACCGGTGGGGGCAGGATTTACTACCCAAAGTGGGCTCACCGTGTGCTGCCCGGGGCACAGATGGCCAGTGGTACCGTGCGCTCCTGCTGGAGCTTATGGCTGGGGGGCAGAACCAGCAAGTGGCTCTGGTGATCTTTGTGGACTGTGGCAGGAAGGAGACTGTGACCAGAGCTAACCTGCGCCATTTGCCTGTCGAGTGTTTTCGCATGCCTGTGGTGACCTACGCGTGTGCTCTTCAGGGTATCTCAGATGGGGGCTGTGGCTGGTCCCCATTGCAGATCGATGAGCTGAAAGCATTGGTGCTAGGCAAAGGAGTGAGTGCTCACATTGAAGCCTTTAACTCCATTGAGCATCTCTATTATGTGAATCTGTATGGAGAAAACGGTGTCAACTTGAACAATTTCTTTGGGGTGCGGGCTCACTGCCTAGTCAGCAGCCGTGTGCAGGTCAGCCAGACTGAGGCTCAGGAGCAGCTGGAAGTAGAAGAACCAAAATTGCCACCAGGATCACCTGTTGCTTTAACGCACAGAGATTTGGCCTCTGTTCCTGTAAGTGGTGTGCTTCTGAATTTGGGTGCATTCCATGATGTGCAGGTCTCCCACCTCCGAGACCCCTCAGAGTTCTGGCTGCAGCTCTATGAGCATCGCCAGCTCTTCAGGCAGCTGAGGCAGCACATGTGGAATTTTTACTCCCATGTCAGCAAGGAAGATAGTGCTGGGTGGGACCTACAGCCTGGATCCTTTTGTTGTGCTAGTGGGAAAGAAGGTGTCTTCTATCGAGCAGTGATCACCAAGGTGCTGCACAGTGGGGTGGAAGTACACCTGGTGGACAGGGGCAATACAGAAACTGTAGATCCTTGTGTGGTAAAGGAGCTGCTCCCTCAGTTCAAGGAACTACCTGCTTTAGCTCTCAGGTGTTGTTTGGCAGGTGTCCCCTCTCTGAGAGGGAGCTGGAGTAAAGAATCTGTGTCTGCATTCAGAGAGACTGTACTGAACAAAGGACTAAAGGTTCATTTTTTGAGTGTGCAGGGTGACAAATACATGGTTGAAATTTTTGTCCAGTCACAGTTAGGAGAGAAAAGTGTAAGTAAACTCCTGGCCCAGGGAGGGTACGCTGAATACCAGAGGGGTGAAATACCCAAGACTTGCCAGAAGCCATCTGATAAGGCTGTGAGCCAGGCCTCTTCCCTAGCATCTGCTGGGGAGGAAACGCAAAGAATTGCAGAGAAGAGGCTCAGAGAAGAGTCTGGCCTAAAGAGAAGTGATAGAGCACTTAATCCTTCTATGGCTCCCATAGTCAGGGAGCACCCTGTTGCAGCCGTTCACAGTTCTGAAAGTAGTGAATCTCTTCCTGCTCCTAAGTATGAGGCCAAGGAAAACCTGCCCATCTCTTGGAGACAGAGTGATGTAGAAATGAAGGCAGGTTCCCCTTACGGATGTCATATAGAAGTGGGCAGTACAGTTAATGTTGTTGTGTCATATGTTGAAAATCCTAGTTGTTTTTGGTGTCAGTTTAGAAATTGCCGTGACCTTCAGGTATTAATGGCTGAAATTCAGGAGTATTGTAAAAATCTGTCCCACCCACGTGCTTGGCCAAATTCCGTATGTTTAGCCCAGTACTCGAGGGATAAGAAGTGGTACAGGGCTTCAGTTATTAGTGAAGTTCCTTCTGCAGGAAAAGTCGAAGTCATATATGTTGACTATGGCAACAGAGAGCTGGTCTCTCTAACAGACCTCCGCTTAGCTGATGAACGGTTTCTTAGGTTAGAGGCTCAGGCTTTCAGGTGCAGCCTTTACAACTTAATCCAACCAAATGGTCAGGATCCTTTTGCTTGGGATGAAGAAGCGATTCAGGCTTTTGAGGAGTTTGTTGATACTTCGTTATGGTACTCTGAACTGAAGTGTACAATATTTGCCTTGGCTTCCATAAACAATACAGAGCTGTTTAACATTGTAGATCTAAGGACACCTTTTCAGAGTGCTTGCCAGTTTCTGACAGAGAGAGGTGTGGCCAGAGGCTTATCCCCTCAAAAGCCTCTGGTATCCTCAGTTCAGCTTCACTCTTACTATTATTCTGGGCACAATATAAAAGTTGGGAGTGAGGAAGATGTTTATATTACACATGTTGAGGATCCATGGACATTTTACTGCCAACTTGAAAGGTGTGCAGGTGTCTTAGCACAGCTTGCTGATAACATCAGTTGCCTAAGTAAAACACTGACCAGCTTAGAAACCTTGCAAAAGTCTGGGAGCTTGTGTCTAGCAATGTATACTGACAATCACTGGTACAGGGGAGTAATTATGAAAACCAAACCTAATACAGAAGTCTTCTTTGTGGATTTTGGAAATGCAGAGACAATAGAGAAAGATCATCTGCTTCCTTTACCCAGTGATGCTTGTGATATTGTGCTGTTGCCAGTGCAGGCCATAAAGTGTTCCTTATCTGATATACCTTGTGTTCCCAAAGAAGCTACAACATGGTTTAAACAAGCTGTCctagaaaagcaattaaaagcaaCGGTAATAGCAAAGGAACCCAATGGTAAACTGTTGATTGAGCTGTTTGATGGTGATACTGTCATCAGTGCAAAACTGAAGGAGGAGTTTGGCTTAGTAAATGATACAGGACTGTGTAGGCAGGTAGAAAATGAAGCATCATGCTTTAGAAATACAGATGTGAATGAGAGGAATGAGACTGCAGAGTCACCTTTAAATGGTAGACCTCTTGAAGGAAACAAATGGAGATCTGATGcccagggaggagggaagagtaGCAAAAAGCTCTTCGAAGATGTAAACCTTTTCCAGCCTGCTAAGAAGGGAGATTTGGCAGCTGGATTACTAGAATCTGATGAAATGCTTAGCAGTCAGAAGGATGCTGCTTTAAGTAAAGTGGGGGAGGAGTCTCTGCTCTCTGCCCAGATGGATACACAGTCAAGTATTAAATCTGATGCTGAAGGCGGATGTGTAACACTGACAGATGCATCTGACCTACTGCAACAGAAGATAGTGCCAGCTCTTAAAGTGTTAGTGTATGTGTCTCATGTAAATGATCCGCTGGATTTTTATGTTCAACTAGAAAGTGACGAGGCTCAGCTTAATAGCATTTCAGAAAGCTTAAACAGCAGGACACAAGCAAAGAACACTTGTGGACAACTTTTCCAAGCAGGAGACTTAATCAGTGCTGTTTATTCAGAAGACAGCCTGTTGTATCGAGCTGTAGTAAAAGAGAAGACTTCTGACAATTTGATAAGTATACAATATATTGATTACGGTAATACTTCGGTAATTAATGTTGATGAAGCACACAGACTCCCTGAAGACTTGTCATCTATTCCAGCAATAAGTATTCATTGCTTCCTAGGTGGACTTAAAAACACTGACTGGACAGAGAAAGCAGTGCTTTACTTCACCAAGAGAACAAGCGAAGTTCTGCTAACCTGTGAATTTGTAGAGAAGGTACAGGATAAGTGGGAAGTTATTCTCAGTGACCATCAAGGTCTAATAACAGTGGATTTAGCTGATGAAAATCTTGCAAGTAGGGAAAGATCTTGTTCAATGGAAATACTTGAAAGAAGAGAGAACAGTGGTGTGATAACCGTGTGTGAACCTTCGCCTCCTCAggcacaaaatgaaatttcctgTGTAAGTGATTGTAAATCATTTACCTGGAAGTTTCCAGAGGCAGGTCAGACCATAAAAGTCTATGTCACAGTGGTAAGTGGTCCAGAATACTTTTGGAGTCAGAGTGCTGATACCGAAGATATGCGCTACATAGAGCAGAAAATAGAGGAAGCTGAAAACCTTGGACTAAACTCTTTGAATGACTGTAGATCTTGTCTTAAAAGTGGTGATATTTGTCTAGCAAAATATAGTCAAGATGGACAGTTCTACAGAGCTAAAGTTAGTAGTGTAAAATGTGACAACATAGTTGTTAGGCATGTGGATTATGGAAGTGAGGAAGCTGTTAGCATAGAGGTGGTCAGACAGATTCCATGTGAATTGCTCAAAGTCCCTAATCAAGCATTTGCTTGCTGCCTGTCAGGTTTCAGTTCCTCAGAGGGCTCATGGCTtagtgaagcagaaaagaagttttatgaTATGACCAAAGACCTTTTATTAGAAGTTGAAGTAATAGAAACTCAGGAAGATAAAGCTTCTGAAATCCCTCTGTGTGTTGTCAAGCTGGAAGCTTCTGGTAAGAGTATTAATGAAGAGATGAAGCCTTTCTGGAAGGCTAATAAAGGAACATGTGCCAATGCATTCTCAAACCTTGAGAACttcttaaaggaaaacagatgtcCAAAGAGTGATATGGGtctttttcttgaaagagaAGCTACTGCTGTTTGTGGATCAGCTCAAGAAGAAAGTGCAAGTGCTTTACTGTGTTCTGAACCTTGCCTGGGTGTAACTTCTGAGTATTTAAACACTGTAGAAGCAAATGGGTCAGTGGGAGCTGTTGAGTGTCTGTCTGGGAAGGCTGGTGATGGGTGTGAAACAGCTGAGAATCAAATCAATTTTGATAGAGGGAGATCTCTGTCTGAAGGAGAGAGTGATAACAACGTGTTACTAGAACCAGTGAGAAGCTGCAGTCTTTGTATTTTGGGGAGTGAAGTGAAAGCTGCGGAACAAGAATTATCCAAAGTACTGTTTCAAGAGGATGCTGAGCTGAAAGCAGAACTGACAGGCAGTGCTTCAGCAGCCAGTCTTTCCCTAGGAAGCAAAcaagaagaactggaaaaactGCCAGTGCTGCAGGTACAGTGCTCTTCAAGTGATGAAACAGGGACATTAGTAGAACGGGATCGATTACAAATGCACTCTTTGTATGATGATCTGAGAGAGTTCGTACAGGAGCTAGAGATGCTTCCAGTGCAGTCCTCCTCTAGTGTAGAAACTAAGGAAGCTCTGGAAGCAGAATCCCTTGAAATGCAGACAGCTTCGGGCAGCAAAGCAAGAGAGAAGTCATTGGAACAGGCATCGTTTGAGCTGCCAGTTGTGAGTGAGGAGACAGGGGAGTTGGCAGCTCTgaaattttctgaagtcttaCCATCACTTAATGAGAGGGAGAACTTAATGCCTTCAGTTAGCAGTGGAGAGAAGACAGTAGCGTTGACTCAGTCTGATGTTCAGCTTTCTTTGGGAGAGAAGGTGAAGAAACTGGAATTGAATTTGTCTAGAATCCATAAAGCAGAAGCTATAAAAGAAGACTGGATGGACATAGAGTCTCTTCCCCTAAGGCTGTCTTCTGGTGGTAGATGTGAGAAACAACTGCACCGGAGGCTCGGTGACATACTGTCGATGCTAGGTGCTGCAACTGAGTGGCTGCTGGAACTGGTGCAGCCTGATGAGAAGTCATCTCAGGAGGATGAGGAGTCATCATCATTAGGGTTGCTGGAACACACTGCACTGCAAAGTTCTACAAATCGTGGAAGTCAATCTccatttcttcaaaaaaacatAGTGCGTCAGCAGCCTGTTTGCACCGTAAAATCCTGTGACTGCAAAGTTGAGAAACACAAGGAGtggcagaagaagaaagatgacTGTTCTGTGGAAGAATGGCTGAAACAAGGCTTGACTGACTTAATTAAAGAACGTGGAAATGCACGTGTGCAGTCTTCAGACTGTAAGCCTGGggatgaagaagcagaagataAGCAAAATGATATCTCGGCTGAGTGCGGTGCAG AACACAATGAGTACGCTCGTCATCTGGAGGGCTTTGCTGTTGGTTCCAAATGTGTGGTGTGGAGCTCTCCAAAATGGTGCAAGGCTGTCATTTTGGAGGGGTCTGAAAAAGGTACCAAG GTCTTGAATCTCTCCAGTGGCAATGAGGAGATGGTGGATCCTGAGAATGTCTGGAGTGGTATTCCTGACTGGCCTTGCGGATCATCTGAG GCAGTACCCCCTGCAACAGAAAACTTGCAGTCCTTACCAGAGGAGTCCTTACTTGAAG aaaagcagagcagctgcagttcAGCTAATTCTGAAGATCCTTGTGTCTGCCAGCATTTCTGA